The following are encoded together in the Triticum dicoccoides isolate Atlit2015 ecotype Zavitan chromosome 6B, WEW_v2.0, whole genome shotgun sequence genome:
- the LOC119324105 gene encoding histone H4 yields the protein MSGRGKGGKGLGKGGAKRHRKVLRDNIQGITKPAIRRLARRGGVKRISGLIYEETRGVLKIFLENVIRDAVTYTEHARRKTVTAMDVVYALKRQGRTLYGFGG from the coding sequence ATGTCGGGCCGCGGGAAGGGAGGGAAGGGGCTGGGCAAGGGCGGCGCCAAGCGCCACCGGAAGGTGCTCCGGGACAACATCCAGGGCATCACCAAGCCGGCCATCCGGCGGCTGGCCCGCCGTGGCGGCGTGAAGCGCATCTCGGGgctcatctacgaggagacccgcggcgtgctcaagatcttcctcgagaacgTCATCCGCGACGCCGTCACCTACACCGAGCACGCCCGCCGCAAGACCGTCACCGCCATGGACGTCGTCTACGCGCTCAAGCGCCAGGGACGCACCCTCTACGGATTCGGCGGCTAG